A single window of Methanoregula sp. DNA harbors:
- a CDS encoding glycosyltransferase family 4 protein gives MESLKIAIFCWESLYAERVGGLANAATHIAETLAKNHEVHYFTRGWIQDQTIKGVHYHYCQPHGNNIVEYCDSMSRGMVENFYKFDQPRKFDFLHFNDWHPVQALHILQDRNTILTYHSTEYGRNGNQFGDWWEFKEISGKEWYGGLIAKRVTAVSATLKNEIMQLYNVPDWKCDVVPNGVVPRQFRAEIDAGKVKQAYGIHPFAPLILFIGRLVYQKGPDLLIEAVRKVCQRHWDAKVIVAGTGDMRQYLAERAKDLPVNFIGYIPDSEYVRLLNACDLVVIPSRNEPFGLVLLEAWSAERGVVASNVGGLSENIDSFVDGVKVDPEPDSLAWGINSVMDDPDTAIALGKRGRKKVDRMFLWGPIGRKITDTYSRVIA, from the coding sequence ATGGAGTCACTTAAAATAGCGATTTTCTGCTGGGAATCCCTCTATGCAGAACGTGTAGGCGGACTTGCAAATGCGGCGACCCATATCGCCGAGACTCTGGCAAAGAACCACGAGGTGCACTACTTCACCCGTGGCTGGATCCAGGACCAGACAATCAAAGGAGTTCACTACCATTACTGCCAGCCACACGGAAACAACATTGTGGAGTATTGTGATAGTATGAGCAGGGGGATGGTCGAGAATTTCTATAAGTTTGACCAGCCCCGGAAATTTGATTTCCTCCATTTTAATGACTGGCACCCAGTGCAGGCGCTTCATATCCTTCAGGATCGGAACACCATTCTTACCTATCACTCGACGGAATACGGCAGGAACGGCAACCAGTTCGGCGACTGGTGGGAGTTTAAAGAGATTTCGGGGAAGGAGTGGTACGGGGGACTGATTGCAAAGCGGGTGACGGCAGTTTCTGCCACCCTGAAAAACGAGATCATGCAACTCTATAACGTGCCTGACTGGAAGTGTGACGTGGTCCCCAATGGCGTGGTGCCCCGTCAGTTCCGCGCGGAGATCGATGCAGGCAAAGTTAAACAGGCATACGGCATCCACCCGTTTGCCCCCCTCATCCTGTTTATCGGCAGGCTGGTCTACCAGAAAGGTCCGGACCTGCTGATCGAGGCAGTGAGAAAGGTGTGCCAGCGCCACTGGGATGCGAAGGTGATTGTTGCCGGAACCGGGGATATGCGCCAGTATCTGGCGGAACGGGCAAAGGATCTCCCGGTTAATTTCATAGGCTATATTCCCGATTCGGAATACGTTCGTCTCTTAAACGCCTGCGATCTCGTGGTCATCCCCAGCCGGAATGAACCGTTCGGGCTCGTGCTGCTGGAGGCGTGGAGTGCAGAGAGAGGTGTTGTTGCGTCCAATGTCGGCGGGCTCTCTGAAAATATTGATTCCTTCGTGGACGGGGTGAAGGTCGATCCCGAACCGGATTCGCTGGCATGGGGGATCAACAGCGTGATGGATGATCCGGATACTGCGATAGCTCTTGGAAAACGGGGCAGGAAAAAAGTTGATCGGATGTTCCTGTGGGGACCGATAGGGAGGAAAATTACAGACACGTATTCCCGTGTGATCGCATGA
- a CDS encoding glycosyltransferase family 4 protein — MKIAYFVDEFPPFFRGGLGTYATEITKQFITKGHSVSVFSLNTGDDPTFDTWEGIEVYRPRLMRFVDILTIVNPTEMRTWDTNGQEFFTDTLLYNILSASKLVNNLVGKDHGHFDILVSHDWLAALAGIIAKRNLGMPFVIHFHSAEQGRNPSGSATVNDIERLAATIADRIVTVSYAMRDELVKYGYPENKIRVIHNGVDAGKYDATRFSARQVEAFREQIGIGSSPMIFFIGRLTWVKGIDSLVLAMPWILKKIPDAKLVIVGIGEMDKMISQMVRDLHLEENVLLHFRMVPEEERILFYAACDIAVFPSKYEPFGIVCTEAMSMGKPVVVGARGTSGFREQVIPSGDGICGFHINPQDPQDIAKYVVKILKDPDLSATMGKNGRERVLDHFTWEIASEKTIGVYQDLADGKK, encoded by the coding sequence ATGAAGATCGCCTATTTCGTTGATGAATTTCCCCCTTTTTTCCGTGGCGGTCTGGGCACGTATGCTACTGAAATCACAAAGCAGTTTATTACTAAGGGACATTCTGTATCGGTCTTCTCATTAAATACGGGAGACGATCCCACTTTCGATACATGGGAGGGCATAGAGGTTTACCGTCCGAGGCTCATGAGGTTTGTCGATATACTCACAATTGTCAATCCGACAGAAATGAGGACATGGGACACCAACGGGCAGGAATTTTTTACAGATACTCTTCTGTACAATATCCTTTCCGCATCAAAGCTGGTCAATAACCTTGTCGGCAAGGATCATGGTCATTTTGATATTCTGGTCTCGCATGACTGGCTTGCCGCGCTCGCAGGTATCATTGCAAAACGGAATCTCGGCATGCCATTTGTCATTCACTTCCACTCTGCAGAGCAGGGAAGAAATCCCTCAGGATCCGCTACTGTCAATGATATTGAACGCCTCGCGGCCACAATTGCAGACCGCATCGTAACGGTCAGCTATGCGATGCGGGACGAACTCGTGAAATACGGGTATCCTGAAAACAAAATACGGGTAATCCATAATGGTGTGGATGCAGGGAAATATGATGCCACCCGGTTTTCAGCCCGGCAGGTGGAGGCATTCAGGGAACAGATCGGGATCGGATCATCCCCGATGATCTTTTTCATCGGCCGGCTCACATGGGTGAAAGGGATCGACTCGCTCGTTCTGGCGATGCCCTGGATCCTAAAAAAGATCCCGGATGCAAAACTCGTCATCGTAGGCATCGGGGAAATGGATAAGATGATCAGCCAGATGGTCCGCGATCTCCATCTGGAGGAGAACGTACTGCTGCATTTCAGGATGGTGCCGGAGGAAGAGCGGATCCTGTTCTATGCAGCGTGTGATATCGCCGTCTTTCCCTCAAAGTACGAACCGTTCGGGATCGTCTGTACTGAAGCGATGTCGATGGGTAAACCGGTAGTGGTTGGTGCCCGTGGGACATCCGGCTTCCGCGAGCAGGTGATCCCATCCGGTGACGGTATTTGCGGGTTCCATATCAATCCTCAGGATCCACAGGATATCGCAAAATATGTTGTAAAAATCCTAAAGGATCCGGATCTTTCGGCAACTATGGGTAAGAACGGCCGGGAACGGGTGCTGGACCACTTCACATGGGAGATTGCCTCTGAAAAGACCATCGGGGTGTACCAGGATCTGGCAGACGGCAAAAAATAA
- a CDS encoding glycogen debranching enzyme N-terminal domain-containing protein, with protein MAFKYGREIQKPAAARRLEFLMAADHAYCSSSVGGNTRKYHGLFVDHGRLQLAGLDEIVNGVRISAQQYQDGSDDAGLLNLHAFSAYPPRWTYMVGDVTVQKTVSFDGNLSITYDIIGNAELRVRPLITDRSVNEVVRIPCPPSVSEPNGVRWGELFFESDLPFDPDPVTYWNVWYEQEHERGYEPVEDLYSPGFFSGPLRNGKVTFQCTRNGHDPVEKNRILSPQSPLQWMDRASDAFCHGDEIFAGYHWFCESWGRDSAISITGLLIERDQKAAAQAVLRRLASGMKDGIIPNRFPDNYHTSDASLWFIHALVRYRRRWGDDRFIGQMRPVISDILNNYVSSPVASIDGSLISVVPKSTWMDTGFTPREGKPVEINALWVNALTESEAMGIDIPVTVDSAQEAFKRFWNKETQCLFDRIDPVDPSIRPNQVVALALGLVDQDHAAKALDAINKNLLTPYGLRTLSPRDPHYEGRYSGDRSYHNGCVWPWLTGWYVDALIRNGVRGDKIQPLLIPILHHLREAGMGYISEIFDGDPPYIPRGCIAQAWSVAEISRACRMVFY; from the coding sequence ATGGCATTTAAGTACGGTCGGGAAATTCAAAAACCGGCTGCCGCCCGAAGGCTTGAATTTCTGATGGCGGCGGATCATGCCTACTGCTCATCATCTGTAGGTGGGAATACCAGAAAATATCACGGACTTTTTGTAGACCACGGACGCCTGCAGCTGGCCGGACTTGATGAGATCGTAAACGGGGTTCGTATCTCCGCACAGCAGTATCAGGATGGATCTGATGACGCAGGGCTTTTGAACCTCCATGCATTCTCGGCTTACCCGCCCCGCTGGACCTATATGGTGGGTGATGTCACTGTCCAGAAGACTGTCTCCTTTGACGGGAACCTTTCAATAACGTATGATATTATCGGTAATGCGGAGCTCCGTGTCCGTCCTCTCATTACCGACCGGTCGGTCAATGAGGTTGTCCGTATCCCTTGTCCCCCGAGTGTCAGTGAACCTAACGGTGTACGCTGGGGTGAACTCTTCTTTGAAAGCGACCTCCCCTTTGATCCTGATCCCGTCACGTACTGGAATGTCTGGTACGAGCAGGAGCACGAGAGGGGTTACGAGCCTGTTGAAGATCTCTATTCGCCCGGTTTTTTCTCTGGTCCTTTGAGAAATGGCAAGGTCACGTTCCAATGCACACGTAATGGGCACGATCCGGTGGAAAAAAACCGTATTCTTTCCCCTCAATCCCCCCTTCAATGGATGGACCGGGCATCCGATGCGTTCTGTCACGGGGACGAGATCTTTGCCGGCTACCACTGGTTCTGCGAGTCATGGGGCAGGGATTCTGCGATCAGCATCACCGGACTGCTGATTGAACGAGACCAGAAGGCTGCTGCACAGGCGGTGCTCCGGCGGCTGGCATCTGGGATGAAAGATGGTATAATCCCCAACCGGTTCCCGGATAATTATCATACAAGTGACGCTTCCCTCTGGTTCATCCATGCACTCGTGCGATACAGGCGACGCTGGGGGGATGACCGCTTTATCGGGCAGATGAGACCGGTAATTAGTGATATCCTTAACAACTACGTTTCATCACCGGTTGCTTCAATTGATGGAAGTCTTATCTCGGTTGTGCCAAAGAGCACCTGGATGGATACCGGGTTCACACCCCGTGAAGGGAAACCAGTCGAGATCAATGCATTATGGGTCAATGCGCTGACAGAATCCGAGGCAATGGGAATCGATATACCCGTAACTGTTGATTCTGCGCAGGAAGCGTTCAAAAGATTCTGGAACAAAGAAACACAATGCCTTTTTGATCGCATCGATCCGGTTGATCCTTCCATCCGCCCGAACCAGGTAGTCGCTCTCGCGCTCGGTCTTGTTGACCAGGACCATGCAGCAAAAGCCCTCGATGCCATCAATAAAAATCTCCTGACCCCATACGGGCTTCGGACCCTCTCGCCCCGGGACCCTCATTATGAGGGACGTTATTCCGGCGATCGCAGCTACCATAACGGATGTGTCTGGCCATGGCTGACCGGTTGGTATGTCGATGCACTCATAAGAAACGGAGTCCGGGGTGATAAGATCCAGCCACTGCTCATTCCAATCCTCCACCATCTCAGGGAAGCCGGTATGGGTTACATATCTGAAATATTCGATGGCGATCCCCCATACATTCCGAGAGGGTGCATCGCCCAGGCATGGAGCGTTGCAGAGATCTCCAGAGCCTGCAGAATGGTTTTTTATTGA
- a CDS encoding phosphoribulokinase, producing MHHPNFKDTIAASPFIFIIGVAGDSGSGKTTFTQGIRSIFGDDLVSTITLDDYHSLDRKNRKELGVTPLNPRANNLDLLEKDIAQLRRGVPIEKSVYNHDTGTFGPPVIFRPKKILILEGLHPLFTPALRRYLDFSLFVDPVQEVKYDWKIRRDTGKRGYSHEQVIREIAEREQDYKNYIAPQKEFAEAVIGIDYSEYGRQLGIDRNVYRITLSQSRLKHSIENIDLSLDLYSILSISQRNFSLKFGTCEHDGHRMGELVMDGELSGHVVEKLEHSIENQTRVHPISIFQNRAYVTAGDLAQLILCWRIIHRRIFMEN from the coding sequence ATGCACCATCCAAATTTCAAGGACACTATCGCAGCTTCTCCGTTCATCTTTATTATCGGTGTTGCCGGTGACAGCGGGTCAGGAAAGACCACGTTTACCCAGGGGATCCGGAGCATCTTCGGGGACGATCTGGTCTCTACCATCACGCTGGACGATTACCACAGTCTTGACAGGAAAAACCGTAAAGAACTGGGGGTCACGCCCCTCAATCCCCGGGCAAACAATCTCGATTTGCTTGAAAAGGATATTGCACAGCTCAGGCGCGGTGTCCCCATAGAAAAATCCGTCTACAACCATGATACCGGGACCTTTGGCCCACCTGTAATTTTTCGCCCGAAAAAGATCCTGATCCTTGAAGGGCTCCACCCGTTATTCACTCCGGCCCTTCGCCGCTATCTCGATTTCTCGCTCTTTGTGGACCCGGTACAGGAAGTAAAGTATGACTGGAAGATACGGCGGGATACGGGAAAACGGGGGTATTCGCACGAGCAGGTGATCAGAGAGATCGCCGAAAGGGAACAGGATTATAAAAACTATATTGCACCCCAGAAAGAATTTGCCGAAGCAGTAATTGGCATCGATTACTCTGAATACGGTCGGCAGCTCGGCATTGATCGGAATGTCTACCGGATCACCCTTTCCCAGAGCAGGTTGAAACACAGCATTGAAAATATCGATCTGTCGCTGGACCTCTATTCAATCCTCTCAATATCCCAGAGGAATTTCTCGCTTAAATTCGGGACATGCGAGCATGACGGTCACAGGATGGGTGAGCTTGTCATGGACGGTGAACTGAGCGGGCACGTCGTAGAAAAGCTCGAGCACAGCATTGAGAACCAGACACGGGTCCACCCGATCTCAATTTTTCAAAACCGGGCGTACGTGACTGCCGGTGACCTCGCCCAGCTGATCCTGTGCTGGAGGATCATCCACCGCCGTATCTTCATGGAGAACTGA
- a CDS encoding site-2 protease family protein, translated as MSWVFFVLLLVTIYAVVAYYIHSKKLFPDHVMFYGPIMAIKTNRVGFFDRFSAIRTFLRLYGTFGVLMVVLVSVFITVMLVISVRYTLVLQPEPTGIYKPQNILLLPGINEYVPSTLAVWLAFIITIAVHEFGHGFLCRVENITVKGMGVILAVIPIGFFVEPDEDELEKTKGMPKMRMFGAGITNNLVVGFFCFVLLILLVGTAVPATAPVIHGIYKDYPADLAGVPQGSVVKAVNGVSVATRDEVAGILNSTRPGDPIALKVEKDAIVSEYYFTLAPWPAELSRPGGFMGVQYYDGASIKEAIGSMLSPLGVLQFLVIPFDTSSNAQFLRILAFDSPDEQYYQVPFASYWGIVHLLFWCGWININVGIFNAIPMVPLDGGYILKEGVDRLLDRRGLLKYSARVVSTVSYVMLVMLMSLILLPYLLHM; from the coding sequence ATGAGCTGGGTCTTTTTTGTCCTCCTTCTGGTCACGATTTACGCAGTCGTGGCATACTATATCCACTCTAAAAAATTATTCCCGGATCATGTCATGTTCTACGGCCCGATCATGGCGATCAAGACAAACCGGGTCGGGTTTTTCGACCGGTTCAGCGCCATCCGGACCTTCCTGCGGCTGTATGGTACGTTCGGCGTCCTCATGGTCGTGCTGGTCTCGGTCTTCATCACGGTGATGCTCGTCATCTCTGTCAGGTACACTCTCGTCCTGCAGCCGGAACCCACCGGTATCTACAAACCCCAGAACATCCTGCTCCTGCCAGGCATCAACGAATATGTCCCGTCAACCCTCGCCGTCTGGCTCGCGTTCATCATCACAATCGCAGTCCACGAGTTCGGGCACGGGTTCCTGTGCCGGGTCGAGAACATCACTGTCAAAGGCATGGGCGTCATCCTCGCGGTCATCCCCATCGGTTTTTTTGTCGAACCTGACGAGGACGAGCTGGAAAAGACAAAAGGGATGCCCAAGATGCGGATGTTTGGTGCCGGCATCACCAACAACCTTGTCGTGGGTTTTTTTTGTTTTGTCCTGCTCATCCTGCTTGTCGGCACCGCAGTACCGGCAACAGCGCCGGTCATCCATGGGATCTACAAGGACTACCCCGCCGATCTTGCAGGCGTCCCGCAGGGTTCGGTGGTCAAGGCAGTCAACGGGGTCTCGGTTGCCACGCGGGACGAGGTCGCAGGAATCCTTAACTCCACCCGACCCGGCGATCCCATCGCCCTGAAAGTAGAAAAGGATGCAATTGTCTCTGAGTACTACTTTACTCTTGCGCCGTGGCCGGCAGAGCTCAGCCGCCCGGGCGGGTTCATGGGTGTCCAGTACTATGACGGGGCGTCGATCAAGGAAGCGATTGGCAGCATGCTCTCGCCGTTAGGCGTGCTCCAGTTCCTTGTTATCCCGTTCGATACCTCCTCAAACGCCCAGTTCCTGCGGATCCTTGCATTCGATTCCCCCGACGAGCAGTACTACCAGGTACCTTTTGCTTCGTACTGGGGGATTGTGCACCTGCTCTTCTGGTGTGGCTGGATCAACATCAATGTCGGGATCTTCAATGCGATCCCGATGGTTCCCCTTGACGGGGGATATATCTTAAAAGAAGGAGTCGACCGGTTGCTTGACCGGCGCGGGCTCCTGAAATATTCTGCACGGGTGGTAAGCACGGTCAGTTATGTCATGCTGGTCATGCTGATGTCACTGATCCTGCTGCCGTACCTGCTTCATATGTGA
- a CDS encoding type II/IV secretion system ATPase subunit produces MSIDVDISSMFLSKFLDSPKKEGKKQAAEEKSAPAPGPSLEPSSDDSLESLLEPVTKPGIKTEAKPTGQKKRLFDRFRALHDDKCAAVAGAECYSAGIHGPLVDLTWDPVPDVEVVEVYPVNEPYAYVRITYNNNTMEYSYDILEPVLTAEEKDLMEEVKQGVLDRLDINMGNVTKEKAQKALVKYIDEVLSDYHISLSACQHAKMMYHIEKEYLGDGVIDAVMHDPNVEDISCDGVNSPIFLFHRKYESVQTSLMYTNAVELNSFVTKLAQRAGKFISIAEPMLDATMTDGSRIQMTLGEEVTAHGSTFTIRKFKDEPVTPTDLIQWSTFSPLSIAYLWLAVENGKSCIFSGGTASGKTTSLNAIALFIPRMAKIITLEDTRELKLPHPNWIPSITRDAFSSDGKGSVDMYELLKAALRQRPEYLIVGEVRGKEALTLFQAMSTGHITYSTMHADSVSSAVHRLENAPIDVPRNMLTALHIMCIQVQVQIGGRRTRRNKQIIEILDIDPRTNELITNVVFQWHEATDEIKYTGKSFVLESIMEKKGWDEARMMVELRNRQLVLQWMHLKKLHNYKEVSNVLISYSRRPEQLLEKVKADLEAAEKVEATPAAAPAAQ; encoded by the coding sequence ATGTCGATCGATGTCGATATCAGCAGCATGTTTTTATCAAAATTTCTCGACTCCCCAAAAAAAGAAGGGAAAAAACAAGCGGCTGAAGAAAAATCTGCCCCCGCTCCCGGCCCCTCCCTGGAACCTTCATCGGATGATTCACTGGAATCATTACTGGAACCGGTCACAAAGCCCGGCATAAAAACCGAAGCGAAACCCACGGGACAGAAAAAGAGGCTGTTCGATCGTTTCAGGGCCCTGCATGACGACAAGTGCGCTGCTGTCGCAGGTGCGGAGTGTTACAGCGCGGGGATTCACGGGCCCCTTGTTGACCTGACATGGGATCCGGTCCCTGACGTTGAGGTGGTTGAGGTATACCCGGTAAATGAACCCTACGCGTACGTGCGGATAACGTACAACAACAACACGATGGAATATTCCTACGATATTCTCGAACCCGTGCTTACCGCTGAAGAAAAAGATCTGATGGAAGAGGTAAAACAGGGGGTGCTTGACCGGCTCGATATCAACATGGGGAACGTCACGAAGGAGAAAGCGCAGAAGGCGCTGGTAAAATATATTGACGAAGTGCTTTCCGATTACCATATCTCCCTTTCCGCCTGCCAGCATGCCAAAATGATGTACCACATCGAAAAGGAATATCTCGGTGATGGCGTGATCGATGCAGTCATGCATGACCCCAATGTCGAGGATATCTCCTGTGACGGGGTGAACTCCCCGATCTTCCTCTTCCACCGTAAATACGAGTCCGTCCAGACCAGCCTGATGTACACGAACGCTGTTGAACTCAACTCGTTTGTGACAAAACTCGCCCAGCGTGCGGGAAAATTCATCTCGATTGCCGAGCCGATGCTCGACGCGACGATGACGGACGGGTCAAGGATCCAGATGACGCTGGGAGAAGAGGTGACCGCACATGGTTCGACGTTTACAATCCGTAAGTTCAAGGACGAACCGGTCACGCCAACCGACCTTATCCAGTGGTCGACCTTCTCCCCGCTTTCGATTGCATACCTCTGGCTTGCTGTCGAGAACGGGAAGTCCTGCATCTTCTCCGGTGGGACCGCATCGGGCAAGACCACGTCTCTGAATGCGATTGCACTCTTCATCCCGAGGATGGCAAAGATCATCACGCTTGAGGACACGCGGGAACTCAAGCTCCCGCACCCCAACTGGATCCCCAGCATTACGCGGGACGCGTTCAGCTCGGACGGGAAGGGTTCCGTGGATATGTACGAGCTGCTCAAGGCAGCGCTCCGCCAGCGCCCCGAGTACCTCATCGTCGGTGAGGTGCGGGGCAAGGAAGCCCTCACGCTGTTCCAGGCAATGAGCACGGGGCATATAACCTACTCGACAATGCACGCCGACTCCGTATCCAGCGCCGTCCACCGTCTTGAGAACGCCCCCATCGATGTCCCGCGAAACATGCTCACCGCGCTCCATATCATGTGCATCCAGGTGCAGGTGCAGATCGGCGGCAGGCGCACGCGGCGCAACAAGCAGATCATCGAGATCCTCGATATTGACCCGAGGACCAACGAGCTGATAACAAACGTCGTGTTCCAGTGGCATGAGGCAACCGACGAGATCAAGTACACCGGGAAGTCCTTTGTCCTTGAATCGATTATGGAGAAGAAAGGGTGGGACGAGGCAAGGATGATGGTGGAACTGAGGAACCGGCAGCTCGTTCTCCAGTGGATGCACCTCAAGAAACTGCACAATTACAAAGAGGTCAGCAACGTGCTGATCTCCTATTCGCGGCGCCCTGAGCAGCTGCTTGAGAAAGTAAAGGCAGATCTTGAAGCTGCAGAAAAAGTAGAAGCTACACCGGCTGCTGCCCCGGCAGCCCAGTAA
- the rnhB gene encoding ribonuclease HII, with product MICGVDEAGKGSVLGPMVVAAVAADSEAVLSGLDVKDSKLLSREKREDLYYAIEKRCRTATIIIPAEEIDAQRKVITMNACVARAHAAVIRKISPSTAYVDACDVNPVRYAQMVREHLGDPSCCIVSEHHADQTYKIVSAASIVAKVIRDREIASLAGTFGEIGSGYPSDPVTIAFLSSYMKEHRRPPDCARKSWKTIDNLIADAEQKTLF from the coding sequence GTGATCTGCGGGGTGGACGAGGCGGGTAAGGGTTCGGTGCTCGGGCCGATGGTTGTCGCAGCCGTCGCAGCCGACTCGGAAGCTGTCCTTTCCGGCCTGGACGTAAAAGACTCCAAACTGCTCTCAAGGGAAAAACGCGAAGACCTTTATTATGCAATAGAAAAAAGGTGCAGGACTGCAACGATCATCATTCCCGCAGAAGAGATCGATGCACAGAGAAAAGTGATCACGATGAACGCGTGCGTTGCCAGGGCGCATGCTGCCGTCATCCGTAAAATCAGCCCATCAACCGCCTACGTAGATGCCTGCGACGTAAACCCGGTACGGTATGCACAGATGGTGCGGGAACATCTCGGCGATCCCTCCTGCTGTATAGTTTCAGAGCACCATGCCGACCAGACCTATAAAATTGTGTCCGCGGCAAGCATCGTGGCAAAAGTCATCCGGGACAGGGAGATTGCATCGCTTGCCGGAACTTTTGGGGAGATCGGGAGCGGTTACCCGTCGGACCCGGTGACGATTGCGTTTCTGTCTTCCTACATGAAAGAGCACCGCCGCCCGCCGGACTGTGCCAGAAAGAGCTGGAAAACAATCGATAACCTGATCGCTGATGCGGAACAGAAGACTCTCTTTTAA
- a CDS encoding TrkA family potassium uptake protein has protein sequence MYIIIVGLGGIGRCLVGQSVEHGNNVVAIDQDESRCSDILEHHDVLAITGNATDKSVLEEAGIDRADAFVATTSDDAVNLMACWLAKRFRVPQVVAIVNQISHSEFFKEVGVRISENPDELVASRLYYWAENPQLQQLAQIPGGSIFEIVAENGAPIVGHEIRDLKVKDFVFIAIRRQSGELIIPSGNVMIHAGDTFTVFTKKEAEDDCLRLLNKQLKKSA, from the coding sequence ATGTACATTATCATCGTGGGTCTGGGCGGGATCGGGAGATGTCTTGTCGGGCAGTCAGTCGAACACGGCAATAATGTCGTTGCCATCGACCAGGACGAGTCGCGCTGCAGCGATATTCTCGAGCACCACGATGTGCTGGCGATCACCGGTAATGCCACCGACAAATCTGTCCTAGAGGAAGCGGGGATCGACCGGGCAGACGCGTTCGTTGCCACGACAAGCGATGATGCCGTGAACCTGATGGCGTGCTGGCTTGCAAAACGGTTCCGCGTGCCACAGGTCGTGGCGATCGTCAACCAGATCTCCCATTCGGAATTTTTCAAGGAGGTCGGGGTGAGGATCAGCGAAAACCCTGATGAACTGGTCGCTTCACGGCTCTATTACTGGGCGGAGAACCCGCAGCTCCAGCAGCTCGCCCAGATCCCCGGCGGGTCGATCTTTGAGATCGTTGCCGAGAACGGCGCGCCCATCGTCGGCCACGAGATCCGTGACCTGAAGGTAAAGGACTTTGTCTTTATCGCGATCCGCCGCCAGTCAGGAGAACTGATCATCCCCAGCGGCAATGTGATGATCCACGCGGGCGACACGTTCACGGTATTTACAAAAAAAGAGGCGGAGGACGACTGCCTGCGCCTGCTCAACAAACAACTCAAGAAATCAGCGTAG
- a CDS encoding NAD(P)/FAD-dependent oxidoreductase has product MKSRYDVLVVGGGPAGAVAARTAAKKGLSVCLVEKRPAIGAPVRCAEGIGREALAEFVAPDKRWISAEMTGAAIVAPDGTMMKLESNLAGNKVGYILDRKVFDRELVWQAADAGSDVFVKTRATAPIMEDGVVKGAKLESCGTVTDVKSDVVIAADGVEAKFARWCGIDTTVPVREIMSGAQYVLTDIDIDPYSTVFYLGNEVAPEGYLWIFPKGARSANVGIGISGKKSGTGHRAKDYLDKFVQKTFPEGKMIEFIVGGVSVCPPLGCTVADGLIIAGDAARVVDPLTGGGIYNGMFTGNLAASVAADCISKGDTGKKALMAYDAGWRSSKMGRAIARNYHIKEYLIKQPDEKLNAIIKSVSKLNLTEFSTITLIKEIMKVNPKLMVELGALAASLR; this is encoded by the coding sequence ATGAAAAGCCGATATGACGTCCTCGTTGTAGGTGGAGGCCCTGCAGGAGCGGTTGCGGCACGGACAGCGGCAAAAAAAGGTCTGTCTGTATGCCTTGTTGAGAAACGACCTGCGATCGGGGCGCCGGTCCGGTGTGCGGAAGGGATCGGGCGCGAGGCGCTTGCGGAGTTCGTCGCGCCGGACAAGCGGTGGATATCGGCAGAGATGACCGGGGCAGCGATTGTTGCACCTGACGGAACCATGATGAAGCTTGAGTCAAACCTTGCAGGCAACAAGGTTGGATACATCCTTGACCGCAAGGTCTTTGACCGGGAGCTCGTCTGGCAGGCTGCTGATGCAGGATCGGACGTCTTTGTCAAGACCCGGGCAACCGCCCCCATAATGGAGGACGGGGTTGTTAAAGGGGCAAAACTTGAGTCCTGCGGAACCGTCACGGATGTGAAGTCGGATGTGGTGATCGCAGCGGACGGCGTCGAAGCCAAGTTTGCCCGCTGGTGCGGGATTGACACCACAGTGCCAGTCCGCGAGATCATGAGCGGGGCGCAGTATGTGCTCACCGACATTGACATCGACCCGTACTCGACCGTGTTCTACCTTGGCAACGAAGTCGCTCCCGAAGGATATCTCTGGATCTTCCCCAAGGGGGCCCGGTCGGCAAATGTCGGCATCGGGATCTCCGGGAAAAAGAGCGGCACCGGGCACCGGGCAAAGGACTATCTCGATAAATTCGTGCAAAAGACATTCCCGGAAGGAAAGATGATCGAGTTTATTGTCGGCGGCGTTTCGGTATGCCCCCCGCTTGGCTGCACCGTGGCTGACGGGCTCATTATCGCCGGGGACGCGGCGCGGGTAGTCGACCCCCTCACCGGCGGCGGGATCTATAACGGCATGTTTACCGGGAACCTTGCCGCCAGTGTCGCAGCAGACTGCATTTCAAAGGGCGACACCGGCAAAAAAGCACTGATGGCTTATGATGCAGGGTGGCGCAGTTCAAAGATGGGCAGGGCGATTGCGCGCAACTACCATATCAAGGAATATTTAATCAAACAGCCGGACGAGAAACTCAACGCTATTATAAAATCGGTCTCAAAACTGAATCTCACCGAGTTCTCGACGATCACCCTTATCAAGGAAATCATGAAGGTGAACCCGAAACTTATGGTCGAACTCGGTGCGCTCGCCGCATCGCTACGCTGA